The Betta splendens chromosome 4, fBetSpl5.4, whole genome shotgun sequence genome contains a region encoding:
- the zgc:194621 gene encoding uncharacterized protein zgc:194621 isoform X1, which yields MPAAKVIKAKPVETTGKSLEKPKPMKVKAAEGELKVPAVRKGRASSCPRRPQRDRSDGTLAGAHGAASKARTRSNSSAPRLNGASAKTNTVDRKHAGVSPKCRGPTARPVQRDQRSLRAETKYGIQSHKAFTVIPPDPKKRREIQRKAEAELAALEELRLSRAMAYVSINPSSVDEEAGDGAHTCPDELSAAASLQLLLHILDSRLLFECDTFYNCCAQCGVTNTLANVIHEISFLLLCICSVCICLCNSLNTGLQVMCLLWIIGH from the exons ATGCCAGCGGCTAAAGTTATCAAGGCCAAACCAGTGGAGACGACGGGAAAGAGCTTAGAGAAACCCAAACCGATGAAGGTAAAAGCGGCAGAAGGTGAACTCAAAGTTCCCGCTGTGCGTAAAGGTCGTGCGTCCAGCTGCCCGCGGCGTCCACAGCGGGACCGGAGCGACGGGACCCTCGCTGGAGCGCACGGGGCAGCGTCTAAAGCGAGAACCCGCTCCAACTCCAGTGCTCCCAGGCTCAACGGCGCCTcggccaaaacaaacacagtcgACCGGAAACATGCCGGTGTCAGCCCAAAGTGCCGGGGACCGACGGCCCGTCCGGTCCAGAGGGACCAACGGAGCCTCAGGGCGGAGACGAAGTATGGGATTCAGAG TCACAAAGCTTTCACCGTCATCCCCCCGGATCccaagaagaggagagagatcCAGAGAA AGGCGGAGGCTGAGCTGGctgctctggaggagctgcgtcTGAGCAGAGCGATGGCGTACGTCTCCATCAACCCCAGCAGCGTTG ATGAAGAAGCAGGTGATGGAGCACACACCTGTCCTGACGAGCTGAGCGCTGCTGCATCACTTCAACTGCTGCTACATATCCTGGATTCACGTCTATTGTTTGAATGTGACACCTTTTATAATTGTTGTGCACAGTGTGGAGTAACTAACACACTTGCAAATGTTATACATGAAATATCCTTCTTGTTGTTGTGTATATGTTCCGTGTGTATATGTTTATGTAACAGCTTAAACACAGGGCTGCAGgtgatgtgtttactgtggATCATTGGCCATTAG
- the zgc:194621 gene encoding uncharacterized protein zgc:194621 isoform X2 yields the protein MPAAKVIKAKPVETTGKSLEKPKPMKVKAAEGELKVPAVRKGRASSCPRRPQRDRSDGTLAGAHGAASKARTRSNSSAPRLNGASAKTNTVDRKHAGVSPKCRGPTARPVQRDQRSLRAETKYGIQSHKAFTVIPPDPKKRREIQRKAEAELAALEELRLSRAMAYVSINPSSVGGCMSLEEVRSKQQQEMIQAKRKQKPMKKQVMEHTPVLTS from the exons ATGCCAGCGGCTAAAGTTATCAAGGCCAAACCAGTGGAGACGACGGGAAAGAGCTTAGAGAAACCCAAACCGATGAAGGTAAAAGCGGCAGAAGGTGAACTCAAAGTTCCCGCTGTGCGTAAAGGTCGTGCGTCCAGCTGCCCGCGGCGTCCACAGCGGGACCGGAGCGACGGGACCCTCGCTGGAGCGCACGGGGCAGCGTCTAAAGCGAGAACCCGCTCCAACTCCAGTGCTCCCAGGCTCAACGGCGCCTcggccaaaacaaacacagtcgACCGGAAACATGCCGGTGTCAGCCCAAAGTGCCGGGGACCGACGGCCCGTCCGGTCCAGAGGGACCAACGGAGCCTCAGGGCGGAGACGAAGTATGGGATTCAGAG TCACAAAGCTTTCACCGTCATCCCCCCGGATCccaagaagaggagagagatcCAGAGAA AGGCGGAGGCTGAGCTGGctgctctggaggagctgcgtcTGAGCAGAGCGATGGCGTACGTCTCCATCAACCCCAGCAGCGTTG GTGGTTGCATGAGTCTGGAGGAAGTTCGGtcaaagcagcaacaggaaatgaTTCAAGCCAAGAGGAAACAGAAGCCG ATGAAGAAGCAGGTGATGGAGCACACACCTGTCCTGACGAGCTGA